The DNA sequence TCCCGGGTTCCTTCAAAAGTTGTTTCAGAAGTACCGGTAATTACGCCGGCTTCGTATAACGAAGCGACAGCCTGATGAGCGTAGCTGTCCTTATTCAAATCTTCAAATGGAGAAGTAACTTCTGCGTCTTCATCCATACCGAGAGCACGAAAAATCATGACTGCAGTGTCCTGGCGGCTGATGTTGCTGTCAGGTCGGAAATCCCCGTTTGGAAAGCCGGTGATAATATTCTTTTCCGACAGTTCTGTTACTTCATCGTAATACCAGCGGTCTTCGCTCACATCAGAATATGCAAGACCAGACGTTGGCAGGCATGTTAAAGCTGCCGCAAATAAACCGAGCGAAATCATCCAACGTTTCATAATACCTCGCCTCTTTCTCTTCTTAAATCGAATGGTTTTATCCATCCCTATAAAAACATATAAATGTTTACATCATCGATAATACTCTGTTGGGATAAAAATACAATGTGTGTAATTAAATCGTAACCTAATTGAAATAATTTGTAACAATTATGAGGGAAGTCATTTTAAGGCTGCCGCAGGTCTTTTACTTCCTGCTGCTGCTCCTGCCTTTTAAAAGATTTCAGCCTGTCTTTATTAAATTTAATCATTTTTTCAAAACTTTCATGTTTAACAACAGGCATTTTGCTGCTTTCTTCCTTCATTAATTCTTCATTTTTCAGGAGCTGCAGGTAAAAAACCTGCTGTGCTTTGGTCAGCCTGTCCCATAGGCCGGCTTTTTTCATTTCTTCAATCCATTCTCTCAGGATAGGCGTATCTTTTGCCAGAGTATTAACTATTTCGTACTGCAGGACATCGAGCATTGCAGCTGTTTCTATGGCATTATCAAGTTCCGTGCTCGTAATCGGCTGTTTGTTATCTTCGAGGTACTGAAGCGTATATTGAAAATCATCATATGTTTTTTTATATTTCAGCTGCATATTAAGAACGGTTTTGATCGAGTCATAGCCTTTCTGCAAAGAAGGCTGAGGTTTTTCATCAATTAAATTTAACGGTTTTCTGAAGAAGTCAATGTTTACTCCGGCTCTCATCTGTCCCTCGGTTTTTATTTTTTCAGTTAAACTGTAAAAAAGATGAAGTTTTTCATGCGCTTTATGAACGTCTGCACTATTTTCTGTCCCGTCAGATAAAACGGCACTGCCGGTGATCTGTTTTGCTTTTATGTAGTTGACTAAGTAGTAATCCTGCTCTTTGATTCGGACAGGATAGGGATAAACTAGTACTTTCTCGATCCAGTTTTTCCTGCGTTTTGCTTTTCGTTTTATTGTTGTTTTTTTAAAATTAATCACAAGTACAAGGCCTCCTAATGAATTAAGTATGTAAATATAAGTTTATCATAGGAAACACATGTGGCGTCTTTTCTTTGGTTAAGAGATAAAATAAAGGGGGGAGGAATTCTCAGCAGAGAACTCCTCCCGTTTCGTTATTGAATCATCTGCAGAAAGTCTGCAGCCTCGGTGTATTCTTTTCGGAGCGCTTCCACACGTTTTCTATTTACATCCATATCGTAACAGCCGACTCGAGCTCCCGAGCGGACATCGATGTGACCAGATGATTCATTCAGATAAAACTCCGTATCATCTTTAAATTTCATCACAGGAGAGTGGAATACCACGTGGGCATAATGATCTTCCGCTGCGACCATTTCAGTTCGATCCTGGTTGATAAGAGTTTCTATTAATAAATTCCAGCTGGCTTGGGGGTCGTTATTATAAATAGGAAAGGGAGCGGTGTACTTCCCCCCTGAAGCCTGGGAGGAGACCGCATTTGGAGTGGGAGGCATTTCTGCTAACATACCATTTTCAACGCCCAGGTCGGGCTCTTTATTGTTTTTAATTACGAGATAGGCAATGGAAGAGACGAGCAGGGCGGATATTGTTGAGAAAAGAAATTTCACGGGACGATACCTCCAATTATAATTTTTTATTACTTTTGTATACTATTTCTAAATACCCTCTCAAGTACAGGCTTAGTCATGATATAATAAATCAAATAAACCCTTTTACAATAAATTCCTTTTAATGGATATAAATACAGAAAGCAGGGCTGCTATGAAATGGACAATAAAATCTTTTGAAGAATTGACAGCAGATGAGCTCTATCAAATATTGAAAATAAGAGTGGAAATCTTTGTGGTCGAACAGGAATGCCCTTACCCTGAAATTGACGGCATGGATAAGGCAGCAGAGCACTTATATGCTGTGGAAGATAATGAGGTGAAAGCTTATGCTAGACTTCTGCCGCCGGGAACGATGTATCAGGAAGCTTCCATTGGGCGAGTACTTGTCGCAGGTGACAAAAGAGGAACCGGGCTGGGGAAAGAATTAATGAAAAGAGCGGTAAAGAACCTGGATGAAAA is a window from the Alkalicoccus halolimnae genome containing:
- a CDS encoding DUF1499 domain-containing protein → MKFLFSTISALLVSSIAYLVIKNNKEPDLGVENGMLAEMPPTPNAVSSQASGGKYTAPFPIYNNDPQASWNLLIETLINQDRTEMVAAEDHYAHVVFHSPVMKFKDDTEFYLNESSGHIDVRSGARVGCYDMDVNRKRVEALRKEYTEAADFLQMIQ
- a CDS encoding GNAT family N-acetyltransferase, which produces MKWTIKSFEELTADELYQILKIRVEIFVVEQECPYPEIDGMDKAAEHLYAVEDNEVKAYARLLPPGTMYQEASIGRVLVAGDKRGTGLGKELMKRAVKNLDENYSQTPIRLQAQEYAEAFYAAFSFQRISDTYLEDNIPHVDMRRNSIFGDEFKN